The Thermus brockianus genome window below encodes:
- a CDS encoding succinate dehydrogenase hydrophobic membrane anchor subunit — protein sequence MAIKSKRYQEARLEASTNLELYWWVFMRISGVVLVFLLIGHMWMNAVLMDLNKIDYNYVAKRLSQTTWKIYDWLILALALLHGTNGLRYVLDDWIRHPAKRFWTKVVLYGLIAFLFVLGSLSLFNHDFGVN from the coding sequence ATGGCGATTAAGTCCAAGCGCTACCAAGAGGCGAGGCTCGAGGCCAGCACCAACCTGGAGCTTTACTGGTGGGTTTTCATGCGCATCTCCGGGGTGGTCCTCGTCTTCCTCCTCATCGGCCACATGTGGATGAACGCCGTCCTCATGGACCTCAACAAGATTGATTACAACTACGTGGCCAAGAGACTTTCCCAGACCACCTGGAAGATCTACGACTGGCTTATCCTGGCCCTGGCCCTCCTGCACGGGACCAACGGGCTTCGCTACGTTCTGGACGATTGGATCCGCCATCCCGCCAAGCGCTTCTGGACCAAGGTGGTGCTCTACGGCCTCATCGCCTTCCTCTTCGTCCTGGGGAGCCTGAGCCTTTTTAACCACGACTTTGGGGTGAACTAG
- the sdhA gene encoding succinate dehydrogenase flavoprotein subunit, with protein sequence MAHRHEVIVVGAGGAGLATALYAAREGADVAVVSKLYPTRSHTGAAQGGIGAALGNVEEDHWEWHMFDTVKGGDYLTDQDAAEVFAKEVIEAVLELEHMGLPFDRLPNGKIAQRRFGGHTKDWGKAPVHRAAHAADRTGHMILQTLYQQCVKHNITFYNEFHVTDVILEDGVAKGLVALELATGELHLFQAKAIVIASGGFGRIYKVTSNAYTLTGDLQAILYRKGLPLEDMEFYQFHPTGLYPLGILLTEGARGEGGILRNALGERFMERYAPTIKDLAPRDMVARAMYLEVREGRGVGPKKDHVLLDLTHLPPEVIEKKLPDITEFSRIYLGVDPLKEPVPVMPTAHYAMGGIPTTLWGQVIQDEKNTVVPGLYAAGEAACVSLHGANRLGTNSLGDLVVFGRRAGIHAARFAKDADYHELTEEHLGPSRERIERIKNSTGTEKVAVLRAELQQSMMDHASVFRTGELLQKQVEILKELMDRYSRISIEDKGDAYNTELVEALELGYLLEVSEALVHSALNRTESRGAHAREDYPERDDQNWLKHTLAYKVADGKVAFRYKPVVLGRFEPKARTY encoded by the coding sequence ATGGCGCACAGACACGAGGTCATCGTGGTGGGTGCGGGCGGGGCGGGCCTCGCCACCGCCCTTTATGCGGCCAGGGAAGGCGCCGATGTGGCGGTGGTCAGCAAGCTTTACCCCACCCGGAGCCACACGGGGGCGGCCCAAGGGGGGATAGGGGCGGCCCTGGGCAACGTGGAGGAGGACCACTGGGAATGGCACATGTTTGACACGGTCAAGGGAGGGGACTACCTCACCGACCAGGACGCCGCCGAGGTCTTCGCCAAGGAGGTCATTGAGGCGGTGCTTGAGTTAGAGCACATGGGCCTTCCCTTTGACCGCCTTCCCAACGGCAAGATCGCCCAGCGCCGCTTCGGCGGGCACACCAAGGACTGGGGCAAGGCTCCCGTGCACCGGGCGGCCCACGCCGCCGACCGCACGGGGCACATGATCCTCCAGACCCTCTACCAGCAGTGCGTCAAGCACAACATCACCTTCTACAACGAGTTCCACGTCACGGACGTCATCCTCGAGGACGGGGTGGCCAAGGGCCTGGTGGCCTTGGAACTGGCCACGGGGGAGCTCCACCTCTTCCAGGCCAAGGCCATCGTCATCGCCTCCGGGGGGTTTGGCCGCATCTACAAGGTGACCTCCAACGCCTACACCCTCACCGGGGACCTGCAGGCCATCCTCTACCGCAAGGGCTTGCCCCTGGAGGACATGGAGTTCTACCAGTTCCACCCCACGGGGCTTTACCCCTTGGGCATCCTCCTCACGGAAGGGGCCCGGGGCGAGGGGGGTATTTTGCGCAACGCCTTGGGGGAGCGCTTCATGGAGCGCTACGCCCCCACCATCAAGGACCTAGCCCCCCGGGACATGGTGGCCCGGGCCATGTACCTGGAGGTGCGGGAGGGGCGCGGGGTGGGCCCCAAGAAGGACCACGTCCTCTTGGACCTCACCCATCTGCCCCCGGAGGTCATTGAGAAGAAACTCCCCGACATCACCGAGTTCAGCCGCATCTACCTGGGGGTGGACCCCCTGAAGGAGCCGGTGCCGGTCATGCCCACGGCCCACTACGCCATGGGGGGGATTCCCACCACCCTGTGGGGCCAGGTGATCCAGGACGAGAAGAACACCGTGGTTCCCGGTCTCTACGCCGCCGGGGAGGCGGCCTGCGTGAGCCTGCACGGGGCGAACCGTCTGGGCACCAACTCCCTGGGGGACCTGGTGGTCTTTGGCCGCCGGGCTGGCATCCACGCCGCCCGCTTCGCCAAGGACGCCGATTACCACGAGCTCACCGAGGAGCACCTGGGCCCAAGCCGCGAGCGCATTGAGCGCATCAAGAACTCCACGGGCACGGAGAAGGTGGCGGTGTTGCGGGCGGAGCTGCAGCAGTCCATGATGGACCACGCCTCCGTCTTCCGCACCGGGGAGCTTTTGCAAAAGCAGGTGGAGATCCTCAAGGAGCTCATGGACCGCTACAGCCGGATTTCCATTGAGGATAAGGGGGACGCCTACAACACCGAGCTGGTGGAGGCCTTGGAGCTTGGGTACCTCCTCGAGGTCTCCGAGGCCCTGGTCCACTCGGCCCTAAACCGCACGGAGTCCCGCGGGGCCCACGCCCGGGAGGACTACCCCGAGCGGGACGACCAGAACTGGCTCAAGCACACCCTGGCCTACAAGGTGGCGGACGGCAAGGTGGCCTTCCGTTACAAGCCCGTGGTCCTGGGCCGCTTTGAGCCCAAGGCCCGCACCTACTAG
- a CDS encoding succinate dehydrogenase iron-sulfur subunit: protein MQVTLKILRFDPAKDPKPRWQTYQVEAEPTDRVLDLLHKVKWEQDGTLAFRRSCGHGICGSDAMLINGRNRLACKTLVKDLGNVITVEPIRGLPVEKDLIVDMEPFFAAYRAVKPFLINDEPPPQRERLQSPEERERFDQGTKCILCASCTTSCPVFWVNGTYLGPAAIVQAHRFIFDSRDRGKRERFKALGSGSGVWRCRTAYNCTEACPREIPVTQLIEEVKREILFDRF, encoded by the coding sequence ATGCAGGTCACCCTGAAGATCCTCCGTTTTGACCCCGCCAAGGACCCAAAGCCCCGCTGGCAGACCTACCAGGTGGAGGCGGAGCCCACGGACCGGGTCTTGGACCTCCTGCACAAGGTCAAGTGGGAACAGGATGGCACCCTGGCCTTCCGCCGGAGTTGTGGCCACGGGATCTGCGGCTCCGACGCCATGCTCATCAACGGCAGAAACCGCCTGGCCTGCAAGACCCTGGTGAAGGACCTGGGTAACGTCATCACCGTGGAGCCCATCCGGGGCCTGCCGGTGGAGAAGGACCTCATCGTGGACATGGAGCCCTTCTTCGCCGCCTACCGGGCGGTGAAGCCCTTTCTCATCAACGACGAACCCCCGCCCCAGCGGGAGCGCCTCCAGTCCCCCGAGGAAAGGGAGCGCTTTGACCAGGGCACCAAGTGCATCCTCTGCGCCAGCTGCACCACCAGCTGCCCCGTCTTCTGGGTGAACGGCACCTACTTGGGCCCGGCGGCCATCGTCCAGGCCCACCGTTTCATCTTTGACTCCCGCGACCGGGGCAAGAGGGAGCGCTTCAAGGCCCTGGGCTCGGGAAGCGGGGTGTGGCGTTGCCGCACCGCCTACAACTGCACCGAGGCCTGTCCCCGGGAGATCCCCGTGACCCAGCTCATTGAAGAGGTGAAGCGGGAAATCCTCTTTGACCGCTTCTAG
- the aspS gene encoding aspartate--tRNA(Asn) ligase produces MRVLVKDLKRHVGEEVELFGFLHWRRDLGKVQFLLFRDRSGVVQVVTGGRKLPLPESSLRVRGVVVENPKAPGGLEVQAQDLEVLSPALEPTPVEIPKEEWRAHPDTLLEYRYVTLRGEKARAPLKVQAALVRGFRRYLDRQDFTEIFTPKVVRAGAEGGSGLFGVDYFEQRAYLAQSPQLYKQIMVGVFERVYEVAPVWRMEEHNTSRHLNEYLSLDVEMGFIEGEEDLMRLEEGLLQEMLEEALTAAGNEIRLLGAEWPSLPKDIPRLTLAEARRLLKEELGYPAGQDLSEEAERLLGQYAKERWGTDWLFLTRYPRAVRPFYTYPEPDGTTRSFDLLFRGLEITSGGQRIHRYEDLLQSLQAKGMDPEAFQGYLEVFKYGMPPHGGFAIGAERLTQKLLGLPNVRYARAFPRDRHRLTP; encoded by the coding sequence ATGCGCGTACTGGTGAAGGACCTGAAGCGGCACGTGGGCGAGGAAGTGGAGCTTTTTGGCTTTCTCCACTGGCGGCGGGATTTGGGCAAGGTGCAGTTCCTCCTCTTCCGGGACCGAAGCGGGGTGGTGCAGGTGGTGACGGGGGGAAGGAAGCTTCCCCTGCCCGAGTCCTCCTTACGGGTGCGGGGGGTAGTGGTGGAAAACCCCAAGGCCCCGGGGGGCCTCGAGGTCCAGGCCCAGGACCTGGAGGTCCTCTCCCCCGCCCTAGAACCCACCCCGGTGGAGATCCCCAAGGAGGAGTGGCGGGCCCACCCCGATACCCTCCTGGAGTACCGCTACGTGACCCTGAGGGGGGAAAAGGCCCGCGCCCCCCTCAAGGTGCAGGCCGCCTTGGTGCGGGGCTTCCGCCGCTATTTGGACCGGCAGGACTTCACGGAGATCTTCACCCCCAAGGTGGTGCGGGCCGGGGCCGAGGGGGGGTCGGGGCTTTTCGGCGTGGACTACTTTGAGCAAAGGGCCTACCTGGCCCAGTCCCCCCAGCTCTACAAGCAGATCATGGTGGGGGTGTTTGAGCGGGTCTACGAGGTGGCCCCGGTGTGGCGCATGGAGGAGCACAACACGAGCCGCCACCTGAACGAGTACCTCTCCCTGGACGTGGAGATGGGCTTCATTGAGGGCGAGGAGGACCTTATGCGCCTGGAGGAAGGCCTCCTCCAGGAGATGCTGGAAGAAGCCCTCACCGCCGCCGGGAACGAGATAAGGCTTCTCGGGGCCGAGTGGCCCTCCCTCCCCAAGGACATCCCCCGCCTGACCTTGGCCGAGGCCCGGCGCCTCCTGAAGGAGGAGCTAGGCTACCCCGCCGGCCAGGACCTCTCCGAGGAGGCGGAGAGGCTCCTCGGCCAGTACGCCAAGGAGCGCTGGGGCACGGACTGGCTCTTCCTCACCCGCTACCCGCGGGCGGTGCGTCCCTTTTACACCTACCCCGAGCCCGACGGCACCACCCGGAGCTTTGACCTCCTCTTCCGCGGCCTGGAGATCACCTCAGGGGGCCAGCGCATCCACCGCTACGAAGACCTCCTGCAGAGCCTCCAGGCCAAGGGCATGGACCCCGAGGCCTTCCAGGGGTACCTGGAGGTCTTCAAGTACGGCATGCCCCCCCACGGGGGCTTTGCCATCGGGGCGGAAAGGCTCACGCAGAAGCTTCTGGGCCTGCCCAACGTGCGCTACGCCCGGGCCTTCCCCCGGGACCGGCACCGGCTTACCCCCTAG
- a CDS encoding phospholipase D-like domain-containing protein translates to MLWVVMRRLLFALVFLLLAALAAPRLVVEPEDGVEPLLDLIRSAKEEILVKVYLWTPSRLDLVEALGEAVARGVKVRVLLEREPSGGRADLTVYQALKERGVEVRLTTPFRFVFVHEKSVVVDRKRAWVGTMNFTGSSFGANREYALILDDPKQVAEVARVFEADWKGERLDLSRPLLVWAPSRTLGGVKEGNAREVLLSLIRGAKKELFLEHQAMADPEVVAALKEALARGVRVRLVGSPAEPGDTYFLAGAEALKAAGAEVRFLPDPYVHAKVLVKDGEVALLGSLNLSANSLNANRELAVLLSRKEAPEAFARLLATMEKDFQAGLKENPFALPEVEGVIPWQEAPRYFGRVAWVEGVIQRVEDRGTVAFLHFGTGERDLRLVVFPRSYGLFQQPFPQSYLGKRVRAKGRIVLYAGYYEIVLESPEALEVLDGSP, encoded by the coding sequence ATGCTTTGGGTGGTGATGCGAAGGCTCCTTTTTGCCCTGGTCTTCCTCCTCCTCGCCGCCCTGGCGGCTCCCCGGCTCGTGGTGGAGCCCGAGGACGGGGTAGAACCCCTCCTGGACCTCATCCGCTCGGCCAAGGAGGAGATCCTGGTCAAGGTCTACCTCTGGACCCCAAGCCGCCTGGACCTGGTGGAGGCCTTGGGGGAGGCGGTAGCCCGAGGGGTTAAGGTGCGGGTCCTCCTGGAGCGGGAGCCCTCAGGGGGGCGGGCGGACCTCACGGTCTACCAGGCCCTGAAGGAACGGGGAGTGGAGGTGCGCCTCACCACCCCCTTCCGCTTCGTCTTCGTCCACGAGAAGAGCGTGGTGGTGGACCGCAAACGGGCCTGGGTGGGGACGATGAACTTCACGGGAAGCTCCTTCGGTGCCAACCGGGAATACGCCCTCATCCTGGACGACCCCAAGCAGGTGGCGGAGGTGGCCCGGGTCTTTGAGGCGGACTGGAAGGGGGAGCGCCTGGACCTTTCCCGGCCCCTCCTCGTCTGGGCCCCAAGCCGCACCCTGGGCGGGGTCAAGGAGGGCAACGCCCGCGAGGTCCTCCTCTCCCTCATCCGCGGGGCCAAGAAGGAGCTTTTCTTGGAGCACCAGGCCATGGCGGACCCCGAGGTGGTGGCGGCTCTGAAGGAGGCCTTGGCCCGGGGGGTCAGGGTGCGCCTGGTGGGAAGCCCCGCCGAGCCCGGGGACACCTACTTCCTGGCGGGTGCGGAGGCGCTTAAGGCGGCGGGGGCCGAGGTGCGCTTCCTCCCCGACCCCTATGTCCACGCCAAGGTCCTGGTCAAGGACGGGGAGGTGGCCCTTTTGGGAAGCCTGAACCTGAGCGCCAACTCCCTCAACGCCAACCGGGAACTCGCCGTGCTCCTTTCCCGCAAGGAAGCCCCCGAGGCCTTCGCCCGCCTCCTCGCCACCATGGAAAAGGACTTCCAGGCGGGGCTTAAGGAGAACCCCTTCGCCCTCCCCGAGGTGGAAGGGGTCATCCCCTGGCAGGAGGCCCCCAGGTATTTTGGCCGGGTGGCCTGGGTGGAAGGGGTGATCCAGCGGGTGGAGGACCGGGGCACCGTGGCCTTCCTCCACTTCGGCACGGGGGAAAGGGACCTGCGCCTGGTGGTCTTCCCCCGGAGCTACGGCCTCTTCCAACAACCCTTCCCCCAAAGCTACCTGGGCAAGCGGGTGCGGGCCAAGGGGCGCATCGTCCTCTACGCCGGGTATTACGAGATCGTCCTGGAAAGCCCCGAGGCCCTGGAGGTCCTGGATGGAAGCCCTTAA
- a CDS encoding lipocalin family protein → MKRLALLPLLLAACAPLLLRVDPERLPDPKDWDPKPAPLEWWYASGHAEPYAFHFAFFKAYAPPSYRILGLPGSLFGAFHAAHLALTDLRTGERRFLEVSDQDLLAPRGRAEPGPRLEVGGWRLEREGEDFRLLAGPLDLFFQPQKPPVVHPPGYSGTEATGRMYYQSYTRVRASGRILGEKAEGEAWLDHQWGEQLSGVQATWDWFGLHLSDGSELMAYQVKDAQGQVVQVLGSRMDPLGWVEALDLAFVPLEVWRSPSGRVYTLAWRLEGPALSLTLRPLFREGEILSRTTRVAYWEGPVAGEGWLQGYPVRARGMGEFVAGTFRP, encoded by the coding sequence ATGAAGCGGCTGGCCCTGCTTCCCCTTCTCCTCGCCGCCTGCGCCCCTCTCCTTTTGCGGGTGGACCCCGAAAGGCTTCCCGACCCCAAGGATTGGGACCCGAAGCCCGCCCCTTTGGAGTGGTGGTACGCCTCGGGCCACGCGGAGCCCTACGCCTTCCACTTCGCCTTCTTCAAGGCCTACGCCCCTCCTTCCTACCGCATCCTGGGCCTGCCGGGAAGCCTCTTTGGCGCCTTCCACGCCGCCCACCTGGCCCTCACCGACCTGCGCACGGGGGAGAGGCGCTTCCTCGAGGTTTCCGACCAGGACCTCCTGGCCCCCCGGGGCCGGGCGGAGCCTGGGCCCAGGCTGGAGGTGGGGGGTTGGCGCCTGGAGCGGGAAGGGGAAGACTTCCGCCTCCTGGCGGGGCCGCTAGACCTCTTCTTCCAGCCCCAAAAGCCCCCCGTGGTCCACCCCCCGGGCTACTCCGGCACGGAGGCCACGGGGCGGATGTACTACCAGTCCTACACCCGGGTCCGGGCCTCGGGCAGGATTCTCGGGGAAAAGGCCGAAGGGGAGGCCTGGCTGGACCACCAGTGGGGGGAGCAGCTTTCCGGGGTCCAGGCCACCTGGGACTGGTTTGGCCTCCACCTCTCCGACGGCTCCGAGCTCATGGCCTACCAGGTGAAGGACGCCCAGGGCCAGGTGGTCCAGGTCCTGGGGAGCCGGATGGACCCCTTGGGGTGGGTGGAGGCCTTGGACCTCGCCTTCGTCCCCTTGGAGGTTTGGCGAAGCCCCTCGGGCCGGGTCTACACCCTGGCCTGGCGCCTCGAGGGGCCAGCGCTCTCCCTAACCCTCAGGCCCCTCTTCCGGGAAGGGGAGATCCTCTCCCGCACCACCCGGGTGGCCTACTGGGAAGGCCCCGTGGCGGGGGAGGGGTGGCTGCAGGGCTACCCCGTGCGGGCCCGGGGGATGGGGGAGTTTGTGGCCGGGACCTTCCGCCCGTAA
- a CDS encoding flavodoxin family protein produces MGLRVLGVNASARTDGFTAELLDEVLEAARRKGATTERLDLVKHPFPLCAGNYSQDPSSCGPETCVQGPWDGFGKVAERILNADAVVFATPVYWFSVSARMKALLERMTSMENQGLLNLGKPMALLAVAEEEGASQALAQMLLPLSYMGFVLAPLGLVYAHRRGLATFKENPELVEDARIAGENLVLMAERLRGAPFQEPLPSYLYRVPRLPGVAAD; encoded by the coding sequence ATGGGTTTACGCGTGCTCGGCGTCAACGCATCGGCACGGACGGACGGGTTTACGGCGGAGCTTTTGGACGAGGTTTTGGAGGCGGCCAGGCGCAAGGGAGCCACCACGGAGCGCCTGGACTTGGTGAAGCACCCCTTTCCCCTATGCGCGGGGAACTACTCCCAAGACCCTTCCTCCTGCGGTCCCGAAACCTGCGTGCAGGGGCCTTGGGACGGGTTTGGCAAGGTGGCGGAGCGGATCCTGAACGCCGACGCCGTGGTCTTCGCCACCCCCGTGTACTGGTTTAGCGTTTCCGCCCGGATGAAGGCCCTCTTGGAGCGGATGACCTCCATGGAAAACCAGGGGCTTCTCAACCTGGGCAAGCCCATGGCCCTCCTGGCGGTGGCCGAGGAGGAGGGGGCGAGCCAGGCCTTGGCCCAGATGCTCCTGCCCCTTTCCTACATGGGCTTCGTCCTTGCGCCCTTGGGCCTCGTCTATGCCCACCGGCGGGGGCTTGCTACCTTCAAGGAGAACCCGGAACTGGTGGAGGACGCCCGCATCGCCGGGGAGAACCTGGTCCTCATGGCGGAAAGGCTCCGGGGGGCCCCCTTCCAAGAGCCCCTTCCGAGCTACCTCTACCGGGTTCCCCGCCTCCCGGGGGTGGCCGCCGACTAG
- a CDS encoding carbohydrate ABC transporter permease: MRGYPLHLLLSVGVLWALAVLAERLGFAPPFWVPLGALAYGAFALYGLRFGLRHALLLLGLLAPWFPWAAFLVPLAFALLFGRRMGEREQAAFYGWALVWPALALLLVWQVFPTFYAFYLSLFEKVNFLRPAAFAGLENYQILLRDPLFWRASGNTFWYVLFTVPTGLLLATAIAILLNTGVAFQGFYRTLYFLPYITALTAAAAVWRWIYHPEFGFLNWLLGTPGLDWLNTPTGVFALLLRPLGLEPQGFWAGPSLAFVAVMAMSVWHFLGYQVVILLAGLQAIPKEYYEAAELDGASFWQQHRLITWPLLSPTTFFLFTLGIIGAFQVFTQVYVLTPTGGVLQDTLTLAFYLYNKGFRDSDFSYASAIAMVTFLIILVLTLVQRRILERRVNYEI, translated from the coding sequence ATGCGGGGGTACCCGTTGCACCTTCTCCTCTCCGTGGGGGTCCTTTGGGCCTTGGCGGTGCTGGCGGAAAGGCTTGGCTTTGCGCCTCCCTTTTGGGTCCCCCTTGGGGCTTTGGCCTACGGCGCCTTCGCCCTCTATGGCCTCCGCTTTGGCCTCCGCCATGCGCTCTTGCTCTTGGGGCTTTTGGCGCCTTGGTTTCCCTGGGCCGCTTTCCTCGTCCCCCTCGCCTTTGCCCTCCTCTTCGGGCGGCGCATGGGGGAGAGGGAGCAGGCGGCCTTTTACGGGTGGGCTTTGGTCTGGCCGGCCCTGGCGCTTTTATTGGTCTGGCAGGTCTTTCCCACCTTCTACGCCTTTTACCTGAGCCTTTTTGAGAAGGTGAACTTCCTGCGCCCGGCAGCCTTTGCCGGGCTTGAGAACTACCAGATCCTCCTCAGGGACCCGCTTTTTTGGCGGGCCTCGGGGAACACCTTTTGGTACGTGCTCTTCACCGTACCCACGGGGCTTCTCCTGGCCACCGCCATCGCCATCCTCCTGAACACGGGGGTGGCCTTCCAGGGGTTTTACCGCACCCTCTACTTCCTCCCCTACATCACCGCCCTCACGGCGGCGGCGGCGGTGTGGCGGTGGATCTACCACCCGGAGTTCGGCTTCTTGAACTGGCTTCTCGGCACCCCGGGCCTGGACTGGCTCAATACCCCCACCGGGGTCTTCGCCCTGCTCCTCAGGCCCTTGGGCCTCGAGCCCCAGGGCTTTTGGGCGGGGCCGAGCCTCGCCTTCGTGGCGGTCATGGCCATGAGCGTCTGGCACTTCCTGGGCTACCAGGTGGTGATCCTCCTGGCAGGGCTTCAGGCCATCCCGAAGGAGTACTACGAGGCGGCGGAGCTGGACGGGGCGAGCTTTTGGCAGCAACACCGCCTCATCACCTGGCCCCTCCTTTCCCCCACCACCTTCTTCCTCTTCACCTTGGGGATCATCGGGGCATTCCAGGTCTTCACCCAGGTCTACGTCCTGACCCCCACGGGGGGGGTCTTGCAGGACACCCTGACCCTGGCCTTTTACCTTTACAACAAAGGCTTCCGCGATTCCGACTTCTCCTATGCCAGCGCCATCGCCATGGTGACCTTCCTGATCATCCTGGTCCTGACCCTCGTGCAACGGCGGATTTTGGAGCGGCGGGTGAACTATGAGATTTAA
- a CDS encoding carbohydrate ABC transporter permease, protein MAFPFYWMLATSLKSPQEALQAKPIWVPARMKPQNWLKAARLGDSPFWGGLGPGRSVELAFPGEEGRPPRAFVPRTPGAFFDPVADGTRVEVAYREGAWRVRLTNTTEGAFRVLPLVVLWPKEVPLSPPLPPDALRSQGEAWRLEWVNAVPGALGYVFHNYLEAWRAAPWGRYFFNSFFTALTQVGVGLFLAALAAFALARVPFPGKEGVFVLILATLMVPGEVLLIPNYVLLARLGWLDTYYALIVPWLASVFGIFLLRQFYLSLPQDLFDAARIDGAGYLTQLFRIALPLSLPGLVSYGIFTFLGAYNALLWPLIVTQSPEMRTVQLGLQAFVSEAGSDYGALMAASTFVILPVILGYFVAQRQFIQGIARSGLK, encoded by the coding sequence ATGGCCTTCCCCTTCTACTGGATGCTGGCCACGAGCCTCAAAAGCCCCCAGGAGGCCCTGCAGGCAAAGCCCATCTGGGTGCCGGCGAGGATGAAGCCGCAGAACTGGCTGAAGGCGGCGAGGCTTGGGGATAGCCCCTTCTGGGGGGGGTTGGGCCCTGGGCGGAGCGTGGAGCTCGCCTTCCCGGGGGAGGAGGGGAGGCCCCCGAGGGCCTTCGTGCCCCGAACCCCGGGGGCCTTTTTTGACCCGGTGGCGGACGGGACCCGGGTGGAGGTGGCCTACCGGGAGGGGGCGTGGCGGGTCCGCCTCACCAACACCACGGAAGGGGCCTTCCGGGTTCTCCCCTTGGTGGTCCTTTGGCCCAAGGAGGTGCCCCTTTCCCCGCCCTTGCCCCCCGATGCCCTCCGCTCCCAAGGGGAGGCGTGGCGGCTAGAGTGGGTGAACGCCGTGCCCGGGGCCTTGGGGTACGTGTTCCACAACTACCTCGAGGCCTGGCGGGCCGCCCCTTGGGGCCGGTACTTCTTCAATAGCTTCTTCACCGCCCTGACCCAGGTGGGGGTGGGGCTTTTCCTGGCGGCCTTGGCCGCCTTCGCCCTGGCCCGGGTGCCCTTCCCCGGCAAGGAGGGGGTCTTCGTCCTCATCCTCGCCACCCTGATGGTGCCGGGGGAGGTCCTCCTTATCCCCAACTACGTCCTCCTGGCCCGGCTCGGCTGGCTGGACACGTACTACGCCCTCATCGTGCCCTGGCTGGCCTCGGTTTTTGGCATCTTTCTCCTCAGGCAGTTCTACCTCTCCCTGCCCCAGGACCTCTTTGACGCCGCCCGCATAGACGGGGCCGGGTACCTCACCCAGCTTTTCCGCATCGCCTTGCCCCTTTCCCTGCCGGGGCTTGTGTCCTACGGCATCTTTACCTTCCTGGGGGCCTACAACGCCCTCCTTTGGCCCCTCATCGTCACGCAAAGCCCGGAGATGCGCACGGTGCAGCTGGGCCTCCAGGCCTTTGTTTCCGAGGCGGGTTCGGACTATGGGGCGTTGATGGCCGCCAGCACCTTCGTGATCCTTCCCGTCATCCTGGGCTACTTCGTGGCCCAAAGGCAGTTCATCCAGGGCATCGCCCGCTCGGGGCTCAAGTAG
- a CDS encoding ABC transporter substrate-binding protein, which yields MKKILPFVALLGLALAQQAKPEDVIKEQCAKAKVVAELWHGFTGGAPKTALENLVVEFNKTQQGRCVRPVPQGGYRDLSTKIKAAFAAGKVPAMAQAYENNIALYLEAKALLPIESLGVKLQGVNLTFLNAVRFRGMVYGVPFNKSIQVLYYNKDLLKKHGAKVPTTLEAFVALSKRLSQAEGGPVYWFQPDASTFAYFFFNLGGSYLQNGKLVLNSKEAVEALTLLQNGVKEGWAKAITSGYINQNLGSGPYAFSVDTSAGYTYYRQGAKFDLGVATLPGSKGQAGFGLVQGTNLVVFRQASKEEQGVAKDFLQFVLSPRAQAVFATATGYVPVTEAALKDPVYQGYVAENPDYATIVRQSRYAKFEPALAEWEQIRFDILGQAIKEAILNRVDPKAALDKAQKLAEDLLSGRTR from the coding sequence ATGAAGAAGATATTGCCGTTCGTGGCCCTTTTGGGGCTAGCCCTAGCCCAGCAGGCCAAACCCGAGGACGTCATCAAGGAGCAGTGCGCCAAGGCCAAGGTGGTGGCTGAGCTTTGGCACGGGTTCACCGGCGGAGCCCCCAAGACCGCTTTGGAGAACCTGGTGGTGGAGTTCAACAAGACCCAGCAGGGCCGTTGCGTCCGCCCCGTGCCCCAGGGGGGGTACCGGGACCTTTCCACCAAGATCAAGGCCGCCTTCGCCGCCGGGAAGGTGCCGGCCATGGCCCAGGCCTACGAGAACAACATTGCCCTTTACCTGGAGGCCAAGGCCCTCTTGCCCATTGAGTCCTTGGGGGTGAAGCTCCAAGGGGTGAACCTCACCTTCCTGAACGCCGTGCGGTTCAGGGGCATGGTCTACGGCGTGCCCTTCAACAAGAGCATCCAGGTCCTCTACTACAACAAGGACCTCCTGAAGAAGCACGGGGCCAAGGTGCCCACCACCCTCGAGGCCTTCGTGGCCCTGAGCAAGCGGCTTTCCCAGGCGGAAGGGGGCCCCGTTTACTGGTTCCAGCCCGACGCCTCCACCTTCGCCTACTTCTTCTTCAACCTGGGGGGAAGCTACCTGCAAAACGGCAAGCTCGTCCTGAACTCCAAGGAGGCGGTGGAGGCCCTCACCCTCCTGCAAAACGGGGTGAAGGAGGGCTGGGCCAAGGCCATCACCTCGGGCTACATCAACCAGAACCTGGGCTCCGGCCCTTACGCCTTCAGCGTGGACACCTCCGCCGGCTACACCTACTACCGCCAAGGGGCCAAGTTTGACCTGGGGGTGGCCACGCTTCCGGGAAGCAAAGGGCAGGCGGGCTTCGGCTTGGTCCAGGGCACCAACCTGGTGGTCTTCCGCCAGGCCTCCAAGGAGGAACAGGGGGTGGCCAAGGACTTCCTCCAGTTCGTCCTAAGCCCCAGGGCCCAGGCGGTCTTCGCCACGGCCACGGGGTACGTGCCCGTGACCGAGGCCGCCCTCAAGGACCCCGTCTACCAGGGCTACGTGGCCGAAAACCCCGATTACGCCACCATCGTCCGCCAAAGCCGCTACGCCAAGTTTGAGCCCGCCTTGGCCGAGTGGGAGCAGATCCGCTTTGACATCCTGGGCCAGGCCATCAAGGAGGCCATCCTGAACAGGGTGGACCCCAAGGCGGCCTTGGACAAGGCGCAAAAGCTCGCCGAGGACCTCCTTTCCGGCAGGACCCGTTAG